The following coding sequences are from one Bacteroidales bacterium window:
- a CDS encoding Crp/Fnr family transcriptional regulator, with product MQTGLMATECIIPAYSVLTDDQIRKINSACVPVKHRKGELLFGQDRPVSHLLYVKSGLIKIHRESTNNKTVIVKIVGPDRYLGLLSIFYDLKYQISATVIEESELVYINIQALKDLISENGQYGLKILEQSSKEGVYLLNKLSVFHQKQVPGRMAELLLSFSTEVYNNNEFTLPLSRQELADYVYSTKESVSRTLTEFKNDRMIDIEDRKVILKSIDLLKILSKLG from the coding sequence ATGCAAACCGGCTTGATGGCAACTGAGTGTATAATACCAGCGTATAGTGTATTAACTGATGATCAGATCCGGAAGATCAATTCGGCGTGTGTTCCGGTTAAACACCGGAAAGGAGAATTGTTGTTCGGGCAGGACCGGCCTGTATCTCATTTGCTTTATGTTAAATCAGGTTTGATTAAAATTCACCGGGAAAGTACAAATAACAAAACAGTGATTGTCAAGATCGTGGGTCCGGACCGTTATCTTGGCCTGCTTTCGATATTTTATGATTTGAAATACCAGATATCTGCCACTGTAATTGAAGAAAGTGAACTCGTTTATATAAACATCCAGGCTCTTAAAGACCTGATCAGTGAAAACGGGCAATACGGTCTCAAAATCCTTGAACAGTCAAGTAAGGAAGGCGTTTATCTTTTAAATAAACTGTCAGTTTTCCACCAGAAACAGGTACCCGGCAGAATGGCCGAATTATTGCTTTCATTCAGTACCGAAGTATATAATAATAACGAATTTACATTGCCCCTTTCAAGGCAGGAGCTTGCAGACTACGTATATTCAACCAAAGAAAGTGTAAGCCGGACATTAACCGAATTTAAAAATGATCGTATGATCGATATTGAGGATCGCAAGGTCATACTTAAAAGTATTGACCTGCTTAAAATTTTGAGTAAACTCGGTTGA
- a CDS encoding response regulator, with the protein MKKKILCIDDSLTALLLLEYALKDAGFECYSAKSVDEAKKILEKLSPDLILLDLSMPQVSGYDFLKMRDELKLGGVKIIVVSAFDSKESIALTESLGAAGFIAKPIKIEQVISRIRSELE; encoded by the coding sequence ATGAAGAAAAAGATTCTTTGTATTGACGATTCATTAACGGCTTTGCTTTTACTTGAGTATGCTCTAAAAGATGCGGGATTTGAGTGCTATTCCGCAAAGAGTGTGGATGAAGCCAAGAAGATTTTAGAGAAACTTTCACCTGATCTGATTCTCCTGGATTTGAGTATGCCCCAGGTTTCAGGTTATGATTTCCTCAAAATGAGGGATGAGCTGAAATTGGGAGGAGTTAAAATAATTGTAGTTTCGGCTTTTGATTCAAAGGAATCGATTGCTTTGACAGAATCACTCGGAGCTGCAGGCTTTATAGCCAAGCCCATCAAGATTGAACAGGTAATTAGCAGAATCAGGTCAGAACTGGAATAG